The Candidatus Micrarchaeota archaeon genome contains the following window.
GACCGATGTATTTTATATCTCCTAAGTAGTCTTCTAGTTTTTCCGTTCCCAAAAATCGTCTCGCCGCCGTCCGAATATCCTTTTCAACAAATTCTATCAAATGCGTGCCTTCGGGCATTCCGTCCACGTAAGGGTCAAAAACTTCGTTGTACAGTATCTGGTTGAGCATGTTTGAGAAAGCGATATCCCAATATATTTTCCTGTGTTCGGTTTTTCTGGGTGGCGGAGTCAAAAGGAAAAGATACAGCAACGTAACCGGATATCCGTATTTTTCTATCAATATTTTAAAACGGTCGGGTTCCGGCATATCCATACCACAGATGTTTATGCCTTCTCTTAATGATAACTCGATCAGGTAGTCGATCTCCGAATACGATGTCCTTCTTTTAGAAGTTCGCATTTCAACCGGTCCGATGAAAACGATTTCGGTCGTTCTACAAGAATCTGTTGAGGTCTTAAGATTCCGATAACCTCTTCAAGAAATTTTATAAACGGGTGGTCCGCACTCGTATGCAAACCTGAAACAAAGACCAGGTGTTTCGTTTTATCACCGACATTGACACTGTACACTCTGGTTTGTGTGTAAACACCGGTATAAGGTATAGACGAACTGCGTCCCTTTTTTGTTTGTTGATGTTTCGATGATGTGTTCACTACCTCTTCATAATTTGTTTGTCGGTATTTCAATATCTCTTCATAAAAATCGTTCACAGTTACTCCGGGTCCGCGGCGCATATTCTTCCTCACCCCAGTCAAGGTCTTTTTTTATCCCGAATCCTGCCTTTTTCCTAAGGAGACGAAAATGTTTAAAAACAGATGACATCCTATAATCTCGGTGGCGAGGGATAGGCCGGGGGCTAGGGGTCCCCGTACCCGCAAATCCCCTTTAGGCGGGGCCGAATCCCGGTGGCGTCAGACCGTGTCTGTAAGGCCTGTACGGACGGTGTTGACGGTCTGCCCCGTTGGACAGAGTACTGTGTGAACCTGGTCAGGCCGGAAGGAGCAGCCATAAGCACAGTGCTCTGTGCTAACGGGTCACCAGACCCGAGCCTACGTACAGGGTCCCTGCAGGTGCGGTTCTGGCAAAACCGGAGTTCCCTCGCCACCACGATAGACCGGTCTCATCATAATCCGCGATTTACGATACAGTTTTAAAAAGTTCGGTGACATTATTTAAGATGTGCTGGGGTCGCCTAGCCTGGTAGGGCGCTAGCCTGCTAAGCTAGTGTGCGTAAGCACGCGTGGGTTCGAATCCCACCCCCAGCGTTAAAAAATCGATCGTTGTAAAAACCTTAAACGGTTAGATGTTCGACCGGGTTAGATGTTTCGTAGTGAGACCGTTCATAAGAGTTTGCGATAGGCAAGTAGTAATGCCACACCTCCGGTCGCTATTACAGATATTACCGTAATAAGCCAGAATGCTGATTGTGACGTTTGAAAGGGAAGGTTAACATTCATTCCGTAGTAACTGGATATGATTGTCGGTATAGCCAATAGGATGGTTATAGACGTCAGAAACTTCATGATGTTGTTAAGGTTATTGGATACGATAGAAGAATAACCGTTCATAAAATTTGTCAGCAGTTGCGAATACAAAGAGATCATCTGTATTGTTTGTCTATTGTCTATGATGATATCTTCCAGGATGTCCTGATCATTCTTGTACATGGGTAACAAACGGCCGGATATGATCCTCTGCATCACACTGTTGTTGGCCACGGTAGCGATACTGAAATATTGAAGACTTTTCTGCATCTCCAACAGCATCATGATCTCTCTGTTGCCTGCGGATTTTGGTAGATGTTCTTTAGTTTGTTCGATCATGTGTTCAATGTATCTTAAATACACTGTGAAGTAATAGTTGGTTCTGTTCAGAAGTTGGAGTAGAAAACGGACACGTTTAGATGTGTAGAACTGTTTCACCTTACCTTTAACGAAACTGTCTATAACTTCATTTTCTTTGTTACATATCGTTATTATCACACCGTCTGTGATCACCACCCCTAGCGGATACGTGGTGAAGGCAGGACCGTATTTGGTATCTATCCGATGCGGTATCCTTATGATCACGATGACCGTATCCTTCTCTTTTTCGATTCGCGGGAGTTCGTTTTCATCCATTATGTCCAGGATCACATCCCTTGGTATCTTGAAATGTTTCTCAAGATATTTTATCTCGTCCTCGCTGGGCGTTCCTCTTCTCTTTCTTGTGTACCGATCCCCTCATCCTATACATCATTTCTTTTTAGGTACTATATCCTTCAATCCGCCAAACTCCGTACCGAACGTTTCCTTCCACGTCTCCTCGAATTCTTCAAGGATTCTGTCTCTAACCTCCAACTGTTGTTTAACGTCGTGGGTTCTTTTAGCGAGTTGCACATCGCCGTATATCACATAACCCACTGCCAACCCCCATGATACGTATGCGGCGGCTCTTGCCATGAAGGAAACGGTTTTTGCTGCGAACCGGCCTATCTTCGGACCTACTTTTTCGGCTGTTTTTTTAGCGGCCACAGAAGCGGCTTTTTTGCTCACCCCTCTCATCATAAGACCGCCGGCACCGAATACGACACCGCCGAACAACGGGTACTGAAGACTGACCAACGGATTGTTCAGTTCGGACCTCAGTTCTTCCGCATGGTCGACAGAGATCAGTCCCACATTCGTAAATATTCCGTAGATCTTGGAACACATCGAACTGTAAATCTTTCTCAGTTGTTTATCCGCTTCCGTCTGATCGATCTTTCCGTTCACCACTTTCTCCCTGAGGTTGAACAGTTCGTTTACCGTATTCGATAACACATTGCCCAGATCCTTCCAGAGCAGGTTTTCTATCTTTTTCTTTGTTTCGATGTCCTCGGGCGAAGGATATGCCGCTTCGATCATCGAATTGACCTCATCTTTAAGCGTATTCATCCATGCTTTGTTCAGTCGGTAAACCGCTTCGATCATCTTATCGATACGTTCCACGGATTCGTTTTCGGTTTCCTTTAACTTCTGTTCCATCATCACCACCTGATTCTTATTTTGAACCTGTTCATTTTAAAATCTTGATTAAACGTGCCGGGATCCCGCCGACCATCACGTCGGAAGGTACGTCTCTGTTGACCAGAGACATAGCGCTTACTATCGACCTGTCACCTATCTCGATACCCGGTAATATCGTAGAGTTAGCACCTATAACGACATCTTTACCGATCACAACTTTTCCGACCCTGAATTCGCCGACCAAGAACTCATGGGCTAATACGACCGCGTTGTATCCGATGACAGTGTTATCCCCGATTTCTATCAGTTCCGGGAAAAATATATCGAAAGTTGCGCACAACCCGATGCTCACGTTCTTACCTATTTTCATCCCGGTTCCTCTAAGCAGTATCCGTTTGAGTTGTAGTGAGGGGATATACTTTGCAACCCAGATGAGAAGAAAGTTTCTGATAACTTTCAACGGGTCGGCAAAATAAAACATGTAGTTGAGCGAATTCTTCGGACGGTCTTCGGAAGAGATCTTGAATACGTTGACCTTTCTTTTCATCGGTTCCGTCACCTTTTACAAACGCACGCGTCCGTTATCCCCTATGTTTGACCTGGTCAACGGTACATTCTTCCGGTGCTTTGTCGTACCTGATTCTTTTGAATACCGGTGCACGTAACCGTCCGTCATGCGTCACTTCCTGATAACCCACTTCGCACACGATCACGGGTTTAACCCAAACCGCGTCCTTGATCTTGATCCCTTTTACGGCAGGTCTGTCGGTGATGAACGGTTCCATGACCTTTTCAAGAAATCCCATTGTTTCTTCATCGAAACCCGTACCGACCGATCCGATGTATTTGAGACTACCCGTTTTTGTGTAAAGGCATAGCAACAGTGATGATATTTTTCTCTTATCGTGTCTGAATCCGCAGATGATCGCGTCTACCGTCTCCATAACCTTTATCTTCTTCCAATACCTGCTCCGTTTACCCGGTTCGTACGGCGAATATTTATGTTTGGCCATCACTCCTTCCAACCCTTCCTTTTTCACCAACCTGAAGAACCGTTTTCCGTACCTTTCAATATGGTCAAGTACGATTACGTGCGGATGACGGTTGATTCCCGTTTGTTTAAGCAGTTGTTTACGTTCTATCAACGGTTTGGAAGTGATATCTTTTCCGCGGTAGTACAACAGGTCGAACACGATGTACACCGCCGGGTAAAGTTTTGCTCTCAGTTTTATGACCTCTTCGTCATCAACGTGTTCGCGCATCTGTAAGAGACGGAATGAAGGTTTACCGTTCTTTATCACGATGACCTCTCCATCCAAGATCACCGATCCGTTTACGTATCTGTTCAGGTCCGACAGTTCCGGGTACCTGTACGTTATGTTTCTGAGCCGACGGTTCTGCAACCGGACGGTTCTCCTGTTAACGAATGCGATACATCTCGTACCGTCCCATTTTATTTCAAAAAGATATTCATCGCTGTCGAACGGTTCTGACCTGACTGCCAGCATGGGTTTGATGACGCTGTTAAACCTGATGCTCAATCCGCCTCACCGGTTTTCATTTTCCGTGTTTCTTCCTATGTTTTTTCTTTTCGACGACCTTCAAACTCTCTTCCAAAGATTTCATCAGTTCTTCCGTGGCTTTAACCTCACGTTGAACCTCTATCGGCGGTACCAATCCTTTGAGTTTCGCCTCTATCAGTTCCAACAACCGTTCCCTGTACTCGTCTTTGAACTTTTCCAGGTGAAGCGTTCCGCTCATAGCGTTGATCAATTCCTTGGCAAGTTTTACTTCGGACCGCGATACCTTGTGCTCCTTTAAAAGGAACGGAAAATCTGGTTTGATTATCTCATCGCTGTAGAATAAGGTATGGAGGACGAGTAGGTTTCCGTAGGGTCTGATCAGGACGATATGTTCCTTCTCTTTCAGTATGATCTTACCAACCGCTACTTTACCCGTCTGTTTCAACGCGTCCAAAAGGACGAGGTACGCCTTTTCACCGGTTTCTTCAGGTTCTATGTAGTATGCATTATCCAAATATATCGGATCCACTTCGGAAAGGTTTACAAACTCTATCACATCGATCGTCTTACCTTTCGCCAACGCGATCTTTTCAAAATCTTCATCGCTTAACACCACAAATTTGCCTTTTTCGTATTCGTAACCCCTTACCACGTCCTCCCAG
Protein-coding sequences here:
- a CDS encoding Ku protein, translated to MRSLWKGMITFGLVNIPVKLYTARRSKRPSFRLLHKKCNTPLEYERYCPKCKIEVPWEDVVRGYEYEKGKFVVLSDEDFEKIALAKGKTIDVIEFVNLSEVDPIYLDNAYYIEPEETGEKAYLVLLDALKQTGKVAVGKIILKEKEHIVLIRPYGNLLVLHTLFYSDEIIKPDFPFLLKEHKVSRSEVKLAKELINAMSGTLHLEKFKDEYRERLLELIEAKLKGLVPPIEVQREVKATEELMKSLEESLKVVEKKKHRKKHGK
- a CDS encoding acyltransferase, giving the protein MKRKVNVFKISSEDRPKNSLNYMFYFADPLKVIRNFLLIWVAKYIPSLQLKRILLRGTGMKIGKNVSIGLCATFDIFFPELIEIGDNTVIGYNAVVLAHEFLVGEFRVGKVVIGKDVVIGANSTILPGIEIGDRSIVSAMSLVNRDVPSDVMVGGIPARLIKILK
- the ligD gene encoding non-homologous end-joining DNA ligase, with translation MSIRFNSVIKPMLAVRSEPFDSDEYLFEIKWDGTRCIAFVNRRTVRLQNRRLRNITYRYPELSDLNRYVNGSVILDGEVIVIKNGKPSFRLLQMREHVDDEEVIKLRAKLYPAVYIVFDLLYYRGKDITSKPLIERKQLLKQTGINRHPHVIVLDHIERYGKRFFRLVKKEGLEGVMAKHKYSPYEPGKRSRYWKKIKVMETVDAIICGFRHDKRKISSLLLCLYTKTGSLKYIGSVGTGFDEETMGFLEKVMEPFITDRPAVKGIKIKDAVWVKPVIVCEVGYQEVTHDGRLRAPVFKRIRYDKAPEECTVDQVKHRG
- a CDS encoding magnesium transporter CorA family protein codes for the protein MKYLEKHFKIPRDVILDIMDENELPRIEKEKDTVIVIIRIPHRIDTKYGPAFTTYPLGVVITDGVIITICNKENEVIDSFVKGKVKQFYTSKRVRFLLQLLNRTNYYFTVYLRYIEHMIEQTKEHLPKSAGNREIMMLLEMQKSLQYFSIATVANNSVMQRIISGRLLPMYKNDQDILEDIIIDNRQTIQMISLYSQLLTNFMNGYSSIVSNNLNNIMKFLTSITILLAIPTIISSYYGMNVNLPFQTSQSAFWLITVISVIATGGVALLLAYRKLL